A genomic window from Passer domesticus isolate bPasDom1 chromosome Z, bPasDom1.hap1, whole genome shotgun sequence includes:
- the LOC135290408 gene encoding uncharacterized protein LOC135290408 isoform X1, whose protein sequence is MSLPNAMEELRKREQVLDHQKRLLKDMEQDQQQLWKALQEAEFALDQGVKDKELIINHMKAVEAALNEAREQAMASRAAAAAPLPSLRLETLPEEATAGRPEAASFQHVLRNFVTLYSLASSKVDALSGRDSLQFQFQPITAVQALTPSEDQSWGEPRKTMDTSFGSDSGSSMPSSISYPSSGSDSGYFSMSPNRTYTVSGSDLSTDSFRRPQGPISPRGPIPAGDALCAPPARAPARAPLPSPPPPAGPSAFLFQPQGASTPRGPPPDGKSAFQEIILTWIWVQRQHPPSCCTASVGKHNSALVEWLWSNTSSANRHLQRQFSDNKGVV, encoded by the exons ATG AGCCTCCCTAATGCAATGGAGGAGCTGAGGAAAAGAGAGCAAGTCCTGGATCACCAGAAGAGACTCCTGAAAGACATGGAGCAagaccagcagcagctgtggaagGCTCTCCAGGAGGCAGAATTTGCCCTTGATCAGGGAGTAAA AGACAAAGAGTTGATCATTAATCACATGAAAGCTGTGGAGGCTGCCCTGAATGAG GCCAGAGAGCAGGCCATGGCATCACGTGCTGCAGCAGCCGCGCCACTCCCCAGCCTGCGGCTGGAGACCCTTCCAGAGGAAGCAACAGCAGGCAGACCAGAGGCTGCATCATTCCAG CACGTGCTTAGAAATTTTGTGACTCTGTACTCACTGGCATCTTCCAAAGTTGACGCATTATCAGGAAGGGACTCTCTGCAGTTTCAATTTCAACCCATAACAGCTGTTCAGGCTCTTACTCCTAGTGAAGATC AAAGCTGGGGAGAGCCAAGAAAGACAATGGATACTTCGTTTGGGAGTGactcaggctccagtatgccatccagcataagctatccttcctctggaagtgactcaggctacttcagcatgtcacccaacagaacctacACTGTGTCTGGAAGCGACCTATCCACCG ATTCCTTCCGGCGTCCCCAAGGACCCATTTCACCTCGTGGTCCTATTCCTGCTGGTGATG CTCTTTGTGCACCTCCAGCTCGTGCTCCAGCTCgtgctcctcttccttctcctcctcctcctgctg GGCCTTCTGCCTTTCTCTTTCAACCCCAAGGAGCCAGTACGCCTCGTGGTCCTCCGCCTGATGGTAAGTCTGCTTTTCAAGAAATTATACTCACTTGGATATGGGTTCAGAGACAGCATCCACCTTcatgctgcacagcttctgtaGGCAAACACAACAGCGCTTTAGTAGAATGGCTTTGGAGCAACACATCTAGTGCAAACAGACATCTTCAGAGACAATTTTCAGACAACAAAGGGGTGGTGTAA